One window of Desulfarculus baarsii DSM 2075 genomic DNA carries:
- a CDS encoding TonB-dependent receptor: MRCHAMLKAVGKALIATTLLTMACATPAAWAADEATAEAKAAGEEKQVHKLDQIVVTGQQAGQQVELTPEASTIVLDDYLTIDTPQNIGDYMKNLIMFDYRDTSDLVPGSDSFNMRAWDTNRFTMAVDGVDLRKTGGRNANNSVDYATLPPFLVEKIEVLPGPHWALYPAKSIGGVVNLVSRAPMLKESAKPDVKFSGSYKSYNTQNYNLSGQGSADQFTYDVGFQYYKTDGYLRNSEAEISTGVGRAGYVIPSGGYVALTGSYTDNKRNDPVNNDPNSSDYDSDYPTVTNSARNMSQNPTWNGDSKRLRLDYQQPWAIGDVSLDAYYGEEYKNRAYYNNGKLSELFTRWYQTGAKLQDKFSFAPNHVTTVALDGQQAWDGGKDTGDKDKRLRILGMAAQHEWTIIPRLKLTLGLRYEHDTIWVSNSYITTEGEWIERNFDGLMPKSFLTYQMDDLALWLRDTSFSVGVSRIWHAPDSHSLYNPQGRPTGAWLDPEQGVGLDAILERRLFGNVRAKLDYFYYAINDYIASNTSYAKYTPSKSNPVKPGQECKDYFINLDQMITQGIDLEFSGNITEKLSFYLGYAYLDMENQGDELAGVDAAADRAKHRVKAGLSYEIIKGSAVLLDYQFQDKQVNEYSEEIAEDEWIVRKVSIDAYSLVNIGFRQRLFQQWGPLHDATARVFIDNLFDEEYQDARGWPATDRVYGVGLSFSM, from the coding sequence ATGCGCTGTCACGCAATGCTCAAGGCCGTGGGCAAGGCCTTGATCGCCACCACTCTATTGACCATGGCCTGCGCCACGCCAGCCGCCTGGGCCGCCGACGAGGCGACCGCCGAGGCCAAGGCCGCCGGCGAGGAAAAACAAGTCCACAAACTCGACCAGATCGTGGTCACCGGCCAACAAGCCGGCCAGCAGGTGGAGCTGACGCCGGAGGCCTCCACCATCGTGCTCGACGACTACCTGACCATCGACACGCCGCAAAACATCGGCGACTATATGAAGAACCTGATCATGTTCGATTACCGTGACACCTCCGATCTGGTGCCGGGCTCCGACAGCTTCAACATGCGCGCCTGGGACACCAACCGCTTCACCATGGCCGTCGACGGGGTGGACCTGCGCAAGACCGGCGGCCGCAACGCCAACAACAGCGTGGACTACGCCACCTTGCCGCCGTTTTTGGTCGAAAAGATCGAAGTGTTGCCCGGCCCGCACTGGGCGCTCTATCCGGCCAAGAGCATCGGCGGCGTGGTCAACCTGGTCTCCCGCGCGCCGATGCTCAAGGAAAGCGCCAAGCCCGACGTCAAGTTCAGCGGTTCGTACAAGTCGTACAACACGCAGAACTACAACCTCTCCGGCCAGGGCAGCGCCGACCAGTTCACCTACGACGTGGGCTTCCAATACTATAAAACCGACGGCTATCTGCGCAACAGCGAGGCCGAGATCAGCACGGGCGTGGGCCGCGCGGGCTACGTGATCCCCTCGGGCGGCTACGTCGCCCTGACCGGCTCCTACACCGACAACAAGCGCAACGACCCCGTCAACAACGATCCCAACAGCTCCGACTACGACAGCGATTATCCCACCGTGACCAATTCGGCGCGCAACATGAGCCAGAACCCCACCTGGAACGGCGACAGCAAGCGCCTGCGGTTGGATTATCAACAGCCGTGGGCCATCGGCGATGTCTCGTTGGACGCCTACTATGGCGAGGAATATAAAAACCGCGCCTACTACAACAACGGCAAGCTGAGCGAGCTGTTCACCCGCTGGTATCAGACCGGGGCCAAGCTGCAAGACAAGTTCAGCTTTGCGCCCAATCACGTCACGACCGTGGCCCTGGACGGCCAGCAGGCCTGGGACGGCGGCAAGGACACCGGCGACAAGGACAAGCGCTTGCGCATCCTGGGCATGGCCGCCCAACACGAGTGGACGATCATCCCCCGCCTCAAGCTGACCCTGGGCCTGCGCTACGAGCACGACACCATCTGGGTCAGCAACAGCTACATCACCACCGAGGGCGAGTGGATCGAGCGCAACTTCGACGGCCTGATGCCCAAAAGCTTCCTGACCTACCAGATGGACGACCTGGCCCTGTGGCTGCGCGACACCTCCTTCAGCGTGGGCGTCAGCCGCATCTGGCACGCGCCCGACAGCCACAGCCTCTACAATCCCCAGGGCCGGCCCACCGGCGCCTGGCTGGACCCGGAGCAGGGCGTGGGCCTGGACGCCATCCTGGAGCGCCGCCTGTTCGGCAACGTCCGCGCCAAGCTCGATTACTTCTACTATGCAATCAACGACTACATCGCCTCCAACACCTCCTACGCCAAATACACCCCCAGCAAATCCAACCCGGTCAAGCCCGGCCAGGAGTGCAAGGACTACTTCATCAACCTGGACCAGATGATCACCCAGGGCATCGACCTGGAGTTCAGCGGCAACATCACCGAAAAGCTCTCGTTTTATCTGGGTTACGCCTATCTGGACATGGAAAACCAGGGCGACGAGTTGGCCGGCGTGGACGCGGCCGCCGACCGCGCCAAGCACCGGGTCAAGGCCGGCCTGAGCTACGAGATCATCAAGGGCAGCGCGGTGCTGTTGGACTACCAGTTCCAAGACAAGCAGGTCAACGAATACTCCGAGGAGATCGCCGAGGACGAGTGGATCGTCAGGAAGGTGTCCATCGACGCCTACAGCCTGGTCAACATCGGCTTCCGGCAGAGGCTGTTCCAACAGTGGGGGCCGCTGCACGACGCCACGGCCAGGGTGTTCATCGACAATCTCTTTGACGAGGAATACCAGGACGCCAGGGGCTGGCCGGCCACCGACCGCGTCTATGGCGTTGGCCTGAGCTTCAGCATGTAA
- a CDS encoding SAM-dependent methyltransferase, which translates to MNGKVKQLARMLALAAALCLSVAGLALAAGQGSYQLVGLGPGAADLMTPRQLAAIEAADIVFCDDKTKQMLAANVDLSGKEIIGGYGLAFPYFGKDCAKVPAEAGKRWGKSCEEFHKLQAEFVAMVQKAVAQGKKVVMTSGGDPTIYGPGVWTLIALKDLQPTVVPGLSALNAGNAALKASLGEVIITAPFDKPGQKDNIENMAGQPKATMVIYMPRDMDKLLARLAKAYPADTPVGVVENAGGAEKQKVALGTIADIGRKLGDMKAMNCLVYVGQPLAKAQFNPADTPGAQSGQGKYYLVGMGPGDADLATLRALEVIKKADLIFVGRGMKERFAKELAGKNVVEGYYRLFPFYGQDCSKIPAAEKSRERMSCEEYQQKQAEFAAMVRQAVAKGQTVAMLDSGDPLIYGPCSWSLIELRDIPTEAVPGMSCFNAANAAVGAGITEGKSSHSVLLASGWSVEEMAKHQAAMVLFTMRTEFKKFVDALLKSYPPETPVAIVFSAGYAKEEHVLRGALGGVLQQVEGQKLPFEHLLYVGDFLTNDSPY; encoded by the coding sequence ATGAACGGCAAGGTTAAACAATTGGCCAGAATGCTCGCCTTGGCGGCGGCCCTGTGCCTGAGCGTCGCCGGGCTGGCCCTGGCCGCCGGGCAGGGCAGTTATCAACTGGTGGGCCTGGGGCCGGGCGCGGCCGATTTGATGACCCCGCGCCAGTTGGCGGCCATCGAGGCGGCCGACATCGTTTTTTGTGACGACAAAACCAAACAGATGCTCGCGGCCAACGTCGACCTGAGCGGCAAGGAGATCATCGGCGGCTACGGCCTGGCTTTCCCCTATTTCGGCAAGGACTGCGCCAAGGTTCCGGCCGAGGCGGGCAAGCGCTGGGGCAAGAGCTGCGAGGAATTCCACAAGCTGCAAGCCGAGTTCGTGGCCATGGTGCAAAAGGCCGTGGCCCAGGGCAAGAAAGTGGTCATGACCAGCGGCGGCGACCCGACCATCTACGGCCCCGGCGTCTGGACGCTGATCGCCCTGAAAGACTTGCAACCCACCGTCGTGCCCGGCCTAAGCGCCCTCAACGCCGGCAACGCCGCCCTCAAGGCCAGCCTGGGCGAGGTGATCATCACCGCGCCCTTTGACAAGCCCGGCCAAAAAGACAACATCGAAAACATGGCCGGCCAACCAAAGGCCACCATGGTCATCTACATGCCCCGCGACATGGATAAGCTCCTGGCCCGCCTGGCCAAGGCCTATCCGGCCGACACGCCCGTGGGCGTGGTCGAAAACGCCGGCGGCGCGGAAAAGCAAAAGGTCGCCCTGGGCACGATCGCCGACATCGGCCGGAAACTGGGCGACATGAAGGCCATGAACTGCCTGGTCTACGTGGGCCAGCCCCTGGCCAAGGCCCAGTTCAACCCGGCCGACACGCCCGGCGCGCAATCCGGCCAGGGCAAGTATTACCTGGTGGGCATGGGCCCCGGCGACGCCGACCTGGCCACGCTGCGGGCGCTGGAGGTGATCAAAAAGGCCGATCTTATTTTTGTGGGCCGGGGCATGAAGGAGCGCTTCGCCAAGGAGTTGGCGGGCAAGAACGTGGTGGAGGGCTACTACCGCCTGTTCCCGTTCTATGGCCAGGATTGCAGCAAGATCCCCGCCGCCGAAAAATCCCGCGAGCGCATGAGCTGCGAGGAGTATCAGCAAAAGCAGGCCGAATTCGCCGCCATGGTCCGCCAGGCCGTGGCCAAGGGCCAGACCGTGGCCATGCTCGACAGCGGCGACCCGCTGATCTACGGCCCCTGCTCGTGGAGCCTCATCGAACTGCGTGACATCCCCACCGAGGCCGTGCCGGGTATGAGCTGCTTCAACGCCGCCAACGCCGCCGTGGGCGCGGGGATCACCGAAGGCAAGTCCAGCCATTCGGTGCTGCTGGCCTCGGGCTGGAGCGTGGAGGAAATGGCCAAGCACCAGGCGGCCATGGTCCTGTTCACCATGCGCACCGAGTTCAAGAAATTCGTCGACGCCCTGCTCAAGTCCTACCCGCCCGAGACGCCGGTGGCCATCGTCTTCAGCGCCGGCTACGCCAAGGAAGAACATGTCCTGCGCGGCGCGCTGGGCGGCGTGCTCCAGCAGGTCGAGGGCCAGAAGCTGCCCTTTGAGCATCTGCTCTACGTGGGCGATTTTCTGACCAACGATAGTCCGTACTAA
- a CDS encoding DUF4198 domain-containing protein produces MKKSLIMTALLGASLLLCAPLALAHDLWLNPDNARPNVGDAVKVDIGFGHGYPADRAGEPLKEGMQIDVTAVGPDGQAVAVQSPSAGSRQLTVDKPGAYMVQAQTKPGFFCRTKDGMRRGDKKQNPGATKCMSFTMCANAPLVAGPGGGEFVMAADQALQIQPLADLATVKKGDALPVRVLFEGKPLAEAKVVATYAGYKPQPPAGAAAPPKDNKPLSRREAARQKAMQKTAVHFPVEVKTDAQGQATLKLDQAGWWLVLVGHATPYADPSVCDENMYKTSFTFNVN; encoded by the coding sequence ATGAAAAAATCGCTGATCATGACGGCCCTGTTGGGCGCGAGCCTGCTGCTTTGCGCGCCCCTGGCCCTGGCCCACGACCTGTGGCTCAACCCCGATAACGCCCGGCCCAACGTTGGTGATGCGGTCAAAGTCGACATCGGCTTTGGCCACGGTTACCCGGCCGACCGGGCCGGCGAGCCGCTCAAGGAAGGCATGCAGATCGACGTGACGGCGGTGGGCCCCGACGGCCAGGCCGTGGCCGTGCAAAGCCCGTCGGCCGGCTCGCGCCAGCTCACCGTCGACAAGCCCGGCGCCTACATGGTCCAGGCCCAGACGAAGCCCGGCTTTTTCTGCCGCACCAAGGACGGCATGAGGCGTGGCGACAAAAAGCAAAACCCCGGGGCGACCAAGTGCATGTCGTTCACCATGTGCGCCAACGCGCCCCTGGTGGCCGGCCCCGGCGGCGGGGAATTCGTGATGGCGGCCGATCAGGCCTTGCAGATCCAGCCCTTGGCCGACTTGGCCACCGTGAAAAAGGGCGACGCCCTGCCGGTGCGCGTGCTTTTCGAGGGCAAGCCCCTGGCCGAGGCCAAGGTGGTTGCCACCTACGCCGGCTACAAGCCCCAGCCGCCGGCCGGCGCGGCCGCGCCGCCCAAGGACAATAAGCCCCTGTCGCGCCGCGAGGCCGCCCGCCAGAAGGCCATGCAAAAGACGGCCGTGCACTTCCCGGTGGAGGTCAAAACCGACGCCCAGGGCCAGGCCACGCTCAAGCTGGACCAGGCCGGTTGGTGGCTGGTGCTGGTCGGCCACGCCACGCCCTACGCCGATCCGTCGGTCTGCGACGAAAACATGTACAAGACCAGCTTCACCTTCAACGTGAACTAG
- a CDS encoding APC family permease, producing MSDKCNGLERALRPLDAVMIVVGNVVGVGIFTTTGFIAGDIADAWLIMAVWLLGGALTLLGALSYGELGAAFPRAGGDYVYLREAYGPLAGFLVGWVGFFIINPGSIAALALGLAEYLLPLAAGPAEYPVAKKVVALAVIVLFSALNYFSVRWACRVQNAVSGLGLLTIIVVAAAGFIWGRGDWANFDFHGPSASLADLFGPAMVSVFFTYSGWFVSAYVAGELKEPQKSLPISLIISSLLVMALYVLMNALYIYALPVPGMAGVVDIARQACLALFGGPWAANLVSLMIIVAILGSLNSVVLTAPRIYYAMASDEVFPARLARVHPRFRTPHWAIGAQTVLSCLLVLVGNFYQLLSYTVFFMLLTSTATALGVFVLRRRKPDLTRPYKVWGYPYTTLAFVAAYAWIAARIFWHNPWDAAMGLLITLSGVPFYLWWSRRDVESQETAMGLEAERGQESRP from the coding sequence ATGAGCGACAAGTGCAATGGCCTGGAAAGGGCGCTGCGTCCGCTGGACGCGGTGATGATCGTGGTGGGCAACGTGGTTGGCGTGGGTATTTTCACCACCACCGGTTTTATCGCCGGGGACATTGCCGATGCTTGGTTGATCATGGCCGTCTGGCTGCTGGGCGGGGCGTTGACCCTTTTGGGAGCCCTTTCCTACGGCGAATTGGGCGCGGCGTTCCCCCGGGCCGGCGGCGATTACGTCTATCTGCGCGAGGCCTACGGCCCCTTGGCCGGCTTTCTGGTGGGCTGGGTGGGCTTTTTCATCATCAACCCCGGCTCCATCGCCGCCCTGGCCCTGGGCTTGGCGGAGTATCTGCTACCGCTGGCGGCGGGGCCGGCAGAATATCCGGTGGCCAAAAAAGTCGTGGCCCTGGCGGTGATCGTGCTGTTTTCGGCGCTGAACTATTTCAGCGTGCGCTGGGCCTGCCGGGTGCAAAACGCGGTCAGCGGCCTGGGACTGCTTACGATCATCGTGGTGGCGGCGGCCGGCTTCATCTGGGGCCGGGGCGACTGGGCCAACTTCGACTTCCACGGGCCCAGCGCCTCGCTGGCCGATCTGTTCGGGCCGGCCATGGTCTCGGTGTTTTTCACCTACAGCGGTTGGTTTGTCTCGGCCTACGTGGCCGGAGAGCTGAAGGAGCCACAAAAATCATTGCCCATATCGCTGATCATCAGCAGCCTTTTGGTCATGGCGCTTTATGTGCTGATGAACGCCCTCTACATCTACGCCTTGCCGGTGCCCGGCATGGCCGGCGTGGTCGATATCGCTCGCCAGGCCTGCCTGGCCCTGTTCGGCGGGCCTTGGGCGGCCAACCTGGTCTCGCTGATGATCATCGTGGCCATTCTGGGCAGCCTCAATTCGGTGGTGCTGACTGCGCCGCGCATCTACTACGCCATGGCCAGCGACGAAGTTTTCCCCGCTCGCCTGGCCAGGGTGCATCCCCGCTTCAGGACACCCCATTGGGCCATCGGCGCGCAGACGGTTTTGTCATGCCTGCTGGTGCTGGTGGGCAATTTTTATCAGCTTTTGTCCTACACCGTTTTTTTCATGCTGCTGACCTCGACGGCCACGGCCTTGGGCGTGTTCGTGCTGCGCCGGCGCAAGCCGGATCTGACCCGGCCCTATAAGGTCTGGGGCTATCCTTACACCACGTTGGCCTTTGTGGCCGCCTACGCCTGGATCGCCGCGCGCATCTTTTGGCACAACCCCTGGGACGCGGCCATGGGCCTGTTGATCACCCTTTCGGGCGTGCCGTTTTATCTGTGGTGGAGCCGTCGCGACGTGGAGAGTCAGGAAACGGCCATGGGCCTGGAGGCCGAGCGGGGCCAGGAAAGCCGGCCCTGA
- a CDS encoding glycosyltransferase family protein → MREVDVYTSCLLPELDDGLIVPETVSRMAYFRQGIADVWDELTAEERALVAASDAVLIDAADKVAEFWRVDSVASIRERDQPPKEAWWWWLHEIAEGAFPAELLPKAARP, encoded by the coding sequence ATGCGAGAAGTGGATGTCTACACTAGCTGCTTGTTGCCTGAGCTTGATGATGGCCTGATCGTGCCGGAAACGGTAAGTCGTATGGCCTATTTTCGCCAAGGAATCGCCGATGTTTGGGATGAATTGACCGCCGAGGAGCGCGCCCTGGTGGCCGCATCCGACGCCGTGCTGATTGACGCCGCCGACAAGGTTGCCGAGTTTTGGCGCGTTGACAGTGTTGCCTCCATCCGCGAGCGCGATCAGCCGCCCAAGGAGGCCTGGTGGTGGTGGCTGCACGAGATCGCCGAAGGCGCCTTTCCCGCCGAATTGCTGCCAAAGGCCGCCCGTCCGTAA
- the cbiM gene encoding cobalt transporter CbiM, which yields MHIADGVLSGPVLAAGAALSAGGTAWGLRKINVENLPRTGLLAAAFFVASLVHVPVGPSSVHLLLNGLVGIMLGWAAFPAILVALTLQAILFQFGGLTVLGVNTLNVALPAIFCHYLLARPVRGGSRLVCMLSGFSAGALSVMLTAAMTALSLYLSGDSFISTAQALLVAHLPVAAIEGVFTALVVAYLRQVRSQALGSLLI from the coding sequence ATGCATATCGCCGACGGAGTGCTTTCGGGGCCGGTCCTGGCCGCCGGGGCCGCGCTGAGCGCGGGCGGCACGGCCTGGGGCCTGCGCAAGATCAACGTGGAAAACCTGCCGCGCACGGGGCTGTTGGCGGCGGCGTTTTTCGTGGCCAGCCTGGTGCACGTGCCGGTGGGGCCATCCAGCGTGCATTTGCTGCTCAACGGCCTGGTGGGAATCATGCTGGGCTGGGCGGCTTTCCCGGCCATCCTGGTGGCGCTGACCCTGCAAGCGATCCTGTTTCAATTCGGCGGCCTGACCGTTTTGGGCGTCAACACGCTCAACGTGGCCCTGCCGGCCATATTTTGCCATTATCTGCTGGCCCGGCCGGTGCGCGGCGGCTCGCGCCTGGTTTGCATGCTTTCGGGCTTTTCGGCCGGGGCCCTGTCGGTGATGCTCACCGCGGCCATGACCGCCCTGTCGCTCTACCTCAGCGGCGACAGCTTCATCTCCACGGCCCAGGCCCTGCTGGTGGCCCATCTGCCGGTGGCGGCCATCGAGGGCGTGTTCACCGCGCTGGTGGTGGCCTATCTGCGCCAGGTGCGCTCGCAGGCCCTGGGCAGCCTGCTGATCTGA
- a CDS encoding efflux transporter outer membrane subunit translates to MNKLAKPTPRGRRTLSAAALGLCLGLLAGCAVGPDFQPPQVETPAKWSAEQAAKPQSDQNVDLTAWWRAFDDPLLESLIQRAVAANPDLKLAEARVRQAMAQRGVSLAALGPSLDASGSYSRGQSRTSSGGQYAGSNIGDQYVAGFDASWELDIFGGARRGLESADAQIRANVEDRRDVLVTLTAEVASNYLALRTTQQRIDVAQNNLAAQQRTAQITIKRYQAGFANGLESAQAQAQVASTAAQIPALEATARQTMHNIAILLGQPPAALVAELSAAAPAPLTPPTPPLGLPADLLRRRPDIRRAEAEIHVATANIGVATAELFPKINIIGSSGYSASQAASWFTPANLIWSFGPSVSWNLFGSGRTKAQIEVQKMLEEQAVIAYRQTVLTAMREVEDALIVSGKEVQRRALLAQAVQANQKAVALSLELYTQGHGDFLSVLEAQRSLYSAQDSLAQSAGGAATDMVALYKALGGGWRENDADDGRQAKAKDEANAAAQ, encoded by the coding sequence ATGAATAAGCTTGCGAAACCAACGCCGCGCGGCCGACGGACCCTGTCGGCCGCGGCCCTGGGCCTGTGCCTGGGCCTGTTGGCCGGTTGCGCCGTGGGGCCGGATTTCCAGCCGCCCCAGGTCGAAACGCCGGCCAAGTGGTCGGCCGAACAGGCCGCCAAGCCCCAAAGCGACCAGAACGTGGACTTGACCGCGTGGTGGCGAGCCTTCGACGACCCGCTGCTGGAGTCGCTGATCCAACGAGCCGTGGCCGCCAACCCGGATCTCAAGCTGGCCGAAGCCAGGGTGCGCCAGGCCATGGCCCAACGCGGCGTGTCCTTGGCCGCCCTTGGCCCCAGCCTGGACGCGTCTGGCTCCTACAGCCGCGGGCAATCCCGCACATCCAGCGGCGGTCAATACGCCGGCTCGAACATCGGCGACCAATACGTGGCCGGCTTCGACGCCAGCTGGGAGCTGGACATCTTTGGCGGCGCGCGGCGCGGCCTGGAGTCGGCCGACGCCCAGATCCGCGCCAACGTCGAGGACCGCCGCGACGTGCTGGTGACACTCACCGCCGAGGTGGCCAGCAACTACCTGGCCCTGCGCACCACCCAACAGCGCATCGACGTGGCCCAAAACAACCTGGCCGCCCAACAGCGCACCGCCCAGATCACCATCAAGCGCTATCAGGCCGGCTTTGCCAATGGCCTGGAATCGGCCCAGGCCCAGGCCCAGGTCGCCTCCACCGCCGCCCAGATCCCCGCTCTGGAGGCCACCGCCCGCCAGACCATGCACAACATCGCCATCCTCCTGGGCCAGCCGCCGGCGGCCCTGGTCGCCGAGCTTTCGGCCGCCGCGCCCGCGCCCCTGACCCCGCCGACCCCGCCCTTGGGTCTGCCCGCCGATCTGCTGCGCCGCCGGCCCGACATCCGCCGCGCCGAGGCCGAAATCCACGTGGCCACGGCCAACATCGGCGTGGCCACCGCCGAGCTGTTTCCCAAAATCAACATCATCGGCTCCAGCGGTTATTCGGCCAGCCAAGCCGCCTCGTGGTTCACGCCGGCCAACCTGATCTGGTCGTTCGGGCCGTCGGTCAGTTGGAATCTGTTCGGCTCGGGCCGCACCAAGGCGCAAATCGAGGTGCAGAAAATGCTGGAAGAACAGGCGGTGATAGCCTATCGTCAGACAGTGTTGACGGCCATGCGGGAGGTCGAGGACGCCCTCATCGTCTCCGGCAAGGAGGTCCAGCGCCGCGCCCTGCTCGCCCAGGCCGTGCAGGCCAACCAAAAGGCCGTGGCCCTCTCGCTGGAGCTTTACACCCAAGGTCACGGCGATTTTCTCAGCGTCCTGGAGGCCCAGCGCTCGCTTTATTCGGCCCAGGACTCCCTGGCCCAGAGCGCCGGCGGCGCGGCCACCGACATGGTGGCCCTCTACAAGGCCCTGGGCGGCGGCTGGCGGGAAAACGACGCCGACGATGGCCGGCAAGCCAAGGCAAAAGACGAGGCGAACGCCGCGGCCCAATAA
- a CDS encoding ABC transporter permease, translating into MKLIGASRMALKALGRNPMRAMLTTLGIVIGVGAVIAMMEIGQGSSTALQKSIATMGANVILVRPGALQTHGVSGGAASGTTLTPKDAEAIKRECESVRLSAPVVRARTQVVYGNRNWAPSNMFGTTPEFLVIRAWGAMSEGEMFTDQDVAGARRVCVLGQTVARELFQGQSPVGKSVRIKDVAFKVVGVLGVKGANMMGMDQDDVLVAPWTTIKYRVAGSKLGSTNQSASSGDSDSTSGSYYPSEQTSLYPEQSSTQAQNTPITSRISDVDEIMVSAWSAAEINTAVDEISQLLRQRHRIRPGQDDDFTIRNMTELTDTLSSTATLMANLLLSVAMISLVVGGVGIMNIMLVSVTERTREIGLRMAVGARGSDILRQFLVEAVVLCLAGGALGIVLGHGGSSLVRLVLKWPVETSIEAIVLAVAVSAAIGVIFGFYPAWRASRLDPIEALRYE; encoded by the coding sequence ATGAAGCTCATCGGCGCATCGCGCATGGCCCTCAAGGCCCTGGGCCGCAACCCCATGCGGGCCATGCTCACCACCCTGGGCATCGTCATCGGCGTGGGAGCGGTCATCGCCATGATGGAGATCGGCCAGGGTTCGTCCACCGCCCTGCAAAAAAGCATCGCCACCATGGGCGCCAACGTGATCCTGGTGCGGCCCGGCGCCTTGCAGACCCACGGCGTCAGCGGCGGCGCGGCCAGCGGCACCACACTCACGCCCAAGGACGCCGAGGCCATCAAGCGCGAATGCGAAAGCGTGCGCCTGAGCGCGCCGGTGGTCCGCGCCCGCACCCAGGTCGTCTATGGCAACCGCAACTGGGCCCCCTCCAACATGTTCGGCACCACGCCGGAGTTTCTGGTCATCCGCGCCTGGGGGGCCATGTCCGAGGGCGAGATGTTCACCGACCAGGACGTGGCCGGGGCCAGGCGCGTGTGCGTGCTGGGTCAGACCGTGGCCCGCGAGCTGTTCCAGGGCCAGTCGCCGGTGGGCAAAAGCGTGCGCATCAAGGATGTGGCCTTCAAGGTCGTGGGCGTTCTGGGCGTCAAGGGGGCCAACATGATGGGCATGGACCAGGACGACGTGCTGGTGGCCCCCTGGACGACGATCAAATACCGCGTGGCCGGCTCCAAGCTGGGCAGCACCAACCAAAGCGCCAGCAGCGGCGACAGCGACAGCACCTCCGGCAGCTACTACCCCAGTGAACAGACCAGCCTCTACCCAGAGCAATCCAGCACCCAGGCCCAAAACACCCCCATCACCAGCCGCATCAGCGACGTCGACGAGATCATGGTCTCGGCCTGGAGCGCCGCGGAGATAAACACGGCCGTCGACGAGATCAGCCAACTGCTGCGTCAACGCCACCGCATCCGCCCCGGTCAGGACGACGACTTCACCATCCGCAACATGACCGAACTGACCGACACCCTCTCCTCCACCGCCACCCTCATGGCCAACCTGCTCTTGAGCGTGGCCATGATCTCGCTGGTGGTGGGCGGGGTGGGCATCATGAACATCATGCTGGTCTCGGTCACCGAGCGCACGCGGGAGATCGGCCTGCGCATGGCCGTGGGCGCGCGGGGCAGCGACATCTTGCGCCAGTTTCTGGTGGAAGCGGTGGTGTTGTGCCTGGCCGGCGGGGCGCTGGGCATTGTGCTGGGCCACGGCGGATCAAGCCTGGTGCGGCTGGTGCTGAAATGGCCGGTGGAGACATCCATCGAGGCCATCGTGTTGGCCGTGGCGGTTTCGGCGGCCATCGGCGTGATTTTCGGATTCTACCCGGCGTGGCGAGCGTCACGCCTGGACCCCATTGAGGCATTGCGTTATGAATAA
- a CDS encoding ABC transporter ATP-binding protein: MQLIELREITKTYNLGEVQVPVLKGVSLGVAQGELVALMGASGSGKSTLMNIMGCLDRPSAGQYLLDGRDVAGFSADQRARLRNRKIGFVFQNFSLLPRTSALENVAMPLAYAADQPGDRQARKRAAEMLERVGLAQRMHHEPNQLSGGQQQRVAIARALINRPELLLADEPTGNLDSKTSQEVLQMFAKLNEEDGITIILVTHDAEVARHAKRTIAISDGVIVADGAEGEAS, encoded by the coding sequence GTGCAACTGATAGAATTGCGCGAAATTACAAAGACTTATAACCTAGGCGAAGTCCAGGTTCCGGTGCTCAAGGGCGTCTCCCTGGGCGTGGCCCAGGGTGAGTTGGTGGCCTTGATGGGCGCTTCTGGCTCGGGCAAGAGCACGCTGATGAACATCATGGGTTGTCTGGACCGGCCCAGCGCGGGCCAGTATCTGCTCGACGGCCGCGACGTGGCCGGCTTTTCGGCCGATCAGCGGGCCAGGCTGCGCAACCGGAAAATCGGCTTCGTCTTCCAGAACTTCAGCCTGCTGCCGCGCACCAGCGCCCTGGAAAACGTCGCCATGCCCCTGGCCTACGCCGCCGACCAGCCCGGCGACCGCCAGGCCCGCAAACGGGCCGCCGAGATGCTCGAACGCGTGGGCCTGGCTCAACGCATGCACCACGAGCCCAATCAGCTCTCGGGCGGCCAACAGCAGCGGGTGGCCATCGCCCGGGCCCTGATCAATCGGCCCGAGCTGCTCCTGGCCGACGAGCCCACCGGCAACCTGGACTCCAAAACCAGCCAGGAAGTGCTGCAAATGTTTGCCAAACTCAACGAAGAAGACGGCATCACCATCATCCTGGTGACTCACGACGCCGAGGTGGCCCGTCACGCCAAGCGCACCATCGCCATCAGCGACGGCGTCATCGTCGCCGACGGCGCGGAGGGCGAGGCGTCATGA